A single Acidaminococcus sp. DNA region contains:
- the rpmA gene encoding 50S ribosomal protein L27: MFDLILQLHAHKKGSGSTHNGRDSNAQRMGTKAHDGQFVTAGSIIVRQRGTRFHMGKNVGMGKDYTIYAKVAGKVSFDRWGKDRRTISVIPAEAEA, from the coding sequence GTGTTCGATTTAATTCTTCAATTACACGCTCATAAGAAAGGGTCCGGTTCCACTCACAACGGTCGTGATTCCAACGCTCAGCGTATGGGCACGAAAGCTCATGATGGTCAGTTCGTAACGGCTGGTTCCATCATCGTTCGTCAACGTGGTACCCGTTTCCATATGGGAAAGAACGTAGGTATGGGCAAGGATTACACCATTTATGCTAAGGTTGCCGGCAAGGTTTCCTTTGACAGATGGGGTAAGGATCGCCGTACCATCAGCGTTATCCCTGCTGAAGCAGAAGCTTGA
- a CDS encoding ribosomal-processing cysteine protease Prp, with product MIQVDLYYNKHGRIRRYTVSGHADANPEGFDEVCYAVSLNTQIAANGLNEVLHRQVKYSINEEDGSLSVALVGEPDAKTDAVLKTMVCGLRHLQKTYTEEYLRIHEHRR from the coding sequence ATGATCCAGGTAGATTTGTACTACAACAAACATGGCAGAATCAGACGGTACACCGTTTCCGGGCATGCAGACGCCAATCCTGAGGGATTTGACGAAGTCTGCTATGCAGTATCGCTGAATACACAAATTGCCGCAAATGGTCTCAACGAAGTACTTCACCGTCAGGTAAAGTATTCAATCAATGAGGAAGACGGCAGTTTGTCGGTAGCCTTGGTAGGAGAGCCCGACGCTAAGACGGATGCAGTGCTGAAGACTATGGTCTGTGGTCTGCGTCATCTGCAGAAGACTTATACCGAGGAATACCTGAGGATTCATGAACACAGGAGGTGA
- the rplU gene encoding 50S ribosomal protein L21, which translates to MYAIIRTGGKQYRVSEGDVLNVEKLNAAEGEEVVFDDVLTVVNDADVKVGTPKVEGAKVTAKVAKQGKADKIFVFKYRAKSNYRKRQGHRQPFTQVEITKIEA; encoded by the coding sequence ATGTACGCAATTATCCGTACCGGCGGCAAGCAGTATCGCGTCAGCGAAGGTGATGTCCTGAACGTTGAAAAACTGAATGCTGCTGAAGGCGAAGAAGTCGTTTTTGACGACGTTCTGACCGTAGTTAATGATGCTGACGTTAAAGTTGGCACGCCTAAAGTTGAAGGCGCAAAGGTAACCGCTAAGGTTGCTAAGCAGGGCAAAGCTGATAAGATCTTTGTTTTCAAATACAGAGCAAAGAGCAACTATCGCAAGCGCCAGGGTCATCGTCAGCCTTTTACCCAGGTTGAAATCACGAAGATCGAAGCCTAA
- a CDS encoding DMT family transporter, producing MSRSKTYILLALIGALWGFQPITLKFLLPYWSPATITVFRFLVVGLLILLYQFMASHWQIHQILPAKRDWPWIVFMGINGQMLNSVLQFHGLQFTTVTNSTLITATTPAITAVCAFLILREHFNGKQWLGILLSFIGVLSIITKGDIQVLLTMHFNQGDVFCLLSQLAWAFYSLASRKLTGHLDVLTALGWCSLCGALGTLIFGLLSGTLAITILPVVPFLSYLYITLFGGIAANVFWNIGVKEVGPSVSSVFLNLTPVVGMFCGWLIFDDPMGLMQLCGAAVIFVGVYLTTHGAEHA from the coding sequence ATGAGCCGCTCCAAAACATATATTTTGCTCGCACTCATTGGTGCCCTCTGGGGATTTCAGCCCATTACCCTGAAATTTTTACTGCCCTATTGGAGTCCGGCCACGATTACGGTCTTCCGTTTTCTGGTTGTGGGCCTCCTGATTCTGCTGTACCAGTTTATGGCCTCGCATTGGCAGATTCATCAAATCCTTCCGGCCAAAAGAGATTGGCCGTGGATTGTATTCATGGGCATCAACGGACAAATGCTGAATAGTGTGCTGCAGTTCCATGGACTGCAGTTTACGACCGTAACAAACAGTACTTTGATTACGGCAACGACACCTGCTATTACAGCCGTCTGTGCCTTTCTGATCCTGCGTGAACATTTTAACGGCAAACAGTGGCTGGGTATTCTCCTTTCCTTTATCGGCGTCTTGAGCATCATCACCAAAGGTGACATTCAGGTACTTTTGACGATGCACTTTAATCAGGGCGATGTGTTCTGCCTTTTGTCCCAGCTCGCCTGGGCATTTTACAGCCTCGCTTCCAGAAAACTGACCGGACACCTCGATGTGCTGACCGCACTCGGCTGGTGCAGTCTCTGCGGCGCCCTGGGTACGCTCATCTTCGGTCTTTTGTCGGGTACCCTGGCGATTACGATACTGCCTGTCGTTCCTTTCCTTTCTTACTTGTATATCACGCTGTTCGGCGGCATTGCGGCCAACGTTTTCTGGAATATCGGTGTCAAGGAAGTCGGACCCAGCGTCAGCTCTGTTTTCCTGAATTTGACGCCGGTAGTCGGCATGTTTTGCGGCTGGCTGATTTTTGATGATCCCATGGGGCTCATGCAGTTATGCGGTGCTGCCGTTATCTTTGTCGGAGTGTATCTGACTACGCACGGAGCGGAGCACGCCTGA